From the genome of Ziziphus jujuba cultivar Dongzao chromosome 6, ASM3175591v1, one region includes:
- the LOC125420205 gene encoding LOW QUALITY PROTEIN: tryptamine 5-hydroxylase (The sequence of the model RefSeq protein was modified relative to this genomic sequence to represent the inferred CDS: inserted 3 bases in 2 codons; substituted 2 bases at 2 genomic stop codons): protein NGPFWSPVFQSLLLLASFLFCIFRLRKWSSSTGHSPSQSCPLPPSPTAALPIIGHLHLLTDMPHITFARPAHKLGPIIYLQLGQVPTVIISSSRLARLALKTHAQGFGTRPQLISAXYLSIGCSNVFFSPTGPYWRQARKICVTELLSLKRINSFQLVREEEVNRMLDWIRNQSGSRLNMIKAFFXLMNDTLCRAAFGKRVGNNRDLLDVITETNVLLSGFCVGDFFPEWKWVNSVSGRLEKKLNDLRKICDGIINERLQNNELKTTTGNSGEDFLDVLLRLQQRDDLEVPITDENIKALVMDRDMFEGGTDTTSAILEWTMIELVRHPRVMKKAQEEVRKVASXRLHETHLEHLHYMKAVVKETSRLHPPTPLLAPRESMDKCILDGFEIPAKTRVVINAFAIGRDPKSWEDSLVYNPERFIDDEDNKNGSVVDIDLVKDQXFKFVPFGGCPGFAFGLATIEIALARLFYHFDWELPLEVLEPHDVDLDEIFGLASRKRSLVLVPKTNKDFPVDVVRKWVPIESYRVECMSILGLLMDNDAPLLSEEGPIYGKSFASFEFFDLSASFFV from the exons AATGGACCATTTTGGTCTCCAGTCTTTCAGTCTCTCTTACTCTTGGCCTCCTTCCTCTTCTGCATCTTTCGGCTCCGAAAATGGAGTAGTAGTACAGGTCACTCACCGTCACAGTCATGTCCGTTGCCACCCTCACCAACAGCTGCCTTGCCAATTATCGGTCACCTTCATCTCCTCACAGACATGCCCCACATAACCTTCGCACGACCGGCCCACAAACTCGGGCCCATCATTTACCTCCAACTAGGCCAAGTCCCAACCGTCATAATCTCGTCCTCTCGACTGGCTCGTCTGGCCCTCAAAACCCACGCCCAGGGCTTCGGAACCCGCCCACAGTTGATCTCAGCTTAGTACCTATCCATTGGTTGTTCCAACGTCTTCTTTTCCCCAACCGGTCCCTACTGGCGCCAAGCACGCAAAATCTGCGTCACCGAGTTGCTGAGCTTGAAACGGATCAACTCGTTCCAACTCGTCAGGGAAGAGGAGGTGAACAGGATGTTGGATTGGATCCGGAATCAGTCCGGGTCGAGGCTCAACATGATCAAGGCGTTCT ACCTTATGAATGATACACTATGCCGCGCGGCGTTCGGGAAGAGGGTCGGGAATAATCGTGATCTGCTGGATGTAATAACGGAGACTAATGTTTTGCTTTCTGGGTTTTGCGTAGGAGATTTTTTCCCCGAGTGGAAGTGGGTTAACTCGGTGAGTGGGAGGTTGGAAAAGAAGTTGAacgatttgagaaaaatatgcgATGGAATAATCAATGAGCGTTTAcaaaataatgaattaaaaaCAACAACGGGAAATAGTGGGGAAGATTTTTTGGACGTTCTACTTCGGTTGCAGCAACGAGACGATTTGGAGGTGCCCATTACAGATGAAAATATCAAAGCTTTGGTTATGGATCGT GACATGTTCGAAGGAGGCACGGATACAACATCTGCCATCCTAGAGTGGACAATGATAGAGTTGGTGAGGCACCCAAGAGTGATGAAGAAAGCACAAGAAGAGGTTCGGAAAGTCGCATC GAGATTGCACGAGACCCATCTTGAGCATCTTCATTACATGAAAGCTGTGGTGAAGGAGACATCGAGATTGCACCCACCAACACCTCTACTGGCTCCTCGAGAATCCATGGACAAATGCATTCTCGATGGCTTCGAAATACCTGCTAAAACTCGGGTTGTGATAAACGCTTTTGCCATCGGAAGGGATCCAAAGTCATGGGAGGATTCTCTAGTTTATAATCCCGAGAGGTTTATTGATGATGAGGATAATAAGAATGGTAGTGTTGTAGATATTGATCTTGTCAAGGATCAATAATTCAAGTTTGTACCATTTGGAGGTTGCCCTGGTTTTGCATTTGGATTAGCAACCATAGAGATTGCACTTGCTCGTCTCTTTTACCATTTCGATTGGGAATTGCCTCTAGAAGTACTTGAGCCTCATGATGTTGACCTCGATGAGATTTTTGGGCTTGCCTCCAGAAAGAGGTCTCTTGTTCTTGTCCCGAAAACCAATAAAGATTTCCCAGTCGACGtc GTAAGAAAATGGGTTCCAATTGAAAGCTACAGAGTTGAGTGCATGTCGATATTAGGACTTCTCATGGATAATGATGCACCACTGTTGTCTGAAGAAGGTCCTATATATGGTAAATCTTTTGCATCATTTGAGTTTTTTGACTTATCTGCttccttttttgtttga
- the LOC107404117 gene encoding 23 kDa jasmonate-induced protein gives MASNVFGIPITNQTLEAMPKHQGKEITATDRAYEALIMKNADNKDVNARKFVESLKPKYSAGAFLHVHNIPSFAGSIGATIYRGQDENGDASDWMLAWYNPWDRVLDHNRVCTEIRVADHYKGIEWSSIYDYKLSKFDQYSNDTWNGCCSSVIIGYSDVIDVNTSNRNCPIFEGIMTLKNAWIQ, from the exons ATGGCTTCCAACGTGTTTGGCATCCCCATTACGAACCAAACATTAGAGGCGATGCCGAAACATCAAGGGAAGGAGATAACGGCAACAGACAGAGCTTATGAAGCTCTGATAATGAAAAATGCAGACAACAAAGATGTGAACGCCCGGAAATTCGTTGAGAGCTTGAAGCCAAAATATAGTGCT GGTGCATTTCTTCACGTCCACAATATTCCATCGTTTGCTGGATCCATCGGAGCCACCATATATCGTGGCCAGGATGAGAATGGGGATGCTTCTGACTGGATGCTGGCTTGGTACAATCCATGGGATAGAGTGCTCGACCACAACCGC GTATGTACTGAGATTCGTGTAGCTGATCACTACAAGGGAATTGAATGGAGCAGTATTTATGATTACAAGTTGAGCAAGTTTGACCAATATAGCAATGACACGTGGAATGGATGCTGTTCAAGTGTGATTATCGGCTATTCTGATGTTATAGATGTGAACACGTCCAATAGGAATTGTCCCATATTTGAGGGAATAATGACTCTTAAAAATGCTTGGATACAGTGA